A part of Aspergillus flavus chromosome 5, complete sequence genomic DNA contains:
- a CDS encoding meiosis protein MEI2, with amino-acid sequence MGPLILNSRLFHRRISDPKATLGPVSMAQAASDPFLVPTSTSRVQLSPTAAAFTPIGMVDTVANSNLSQPLTRALPSVSYLAVDSIAEVNGTSSGLVSPFGQGSSDYGTIGSAREFRGLSSGAVLEKFDAERRSRALVIENVPTNLTYMALAGFFNRREFGTLKGPVLTELNSMGKVYVSFTDSREAKKAIEKVRLLRPEWRVFPLTAKEYVQHTEPTLLSDVSDYEGQLLVTVYYDSRNPTLNQHTVTRSLETIVTTFGDMKAFTPLPTGQDNISEFHLEYFNTRDAENAMSTLNGSSVEECIFEVSSFRPDIEDKPRHPLPSPSPARDGLFRYEAPCLKNAAWTPSRPHRSPFMELSPTGRSTVPPGEHAGLMDWMSRAGEGVLLSPRRDIGRFPELRVSNQNAVDIERIRLGLDVRTTIMLRNIPNKIDQTMLKAIVDETSHGKYDFMYLRIDFANNCNVGYAFINFEDPIDIIDFVNVRAGRTWQETLLPSKKATVLIRSYRNCFNSDKIAEVSYATIQGKDCLVQKFRNSSVMLEHPSFRPKIFHTGSGPLAGTEDRFPGPDNPSKMRRSIENAEHVGLFAPRVGQQYRDEQRRRRSQFDRGTTAAEREIVYVRTLTPKHSSSVGGGIRSAPYTYPAMKMWYDPTMDRGPRTS; translated from the exons ATGGGTCCCCTGATACTAAACTCACGGCTTTTTCACCGGAGGATATCCGATCCAAAGGCCACCCTGGGTCCAGTGTCCATGGCCCA GGCCGCATCCGATCCATTCCTGGTGCCGACAAGTACATCCAGAGTGCAACTTTCACCGACTGCAGCAGCATTTACGCCGATTGGGATGGTAGATACTGTGGCCAACAGCAACCTGTCCCAGCCCCTGACCCGTGCCCTCCCTAGTGTCAGCTATTTAGCAGTTGACTCCATCGCCGAAGTGAATGGAACAAGTAGCGGGCTTGTGAGCCCTTTTGGTCAGGGTTCATCTGACTATGGGACCATTGGAAGTGCTCGAGAGTTTAGGGGCCTGTCGTCTGGTGCAGTTCTCGAGAAATTTGATGCTGAGCGGCGCAGTCGTGCTCTCGTTATTGAGAATGTCCCAACTAACCTGACTTATATGGCGCTGGCTGGGTTTTTCAAC CGGCGTGAATTTGGCACCCTTAAAGGCCCTGTTCTCACAGAACTTAACTCCATGGGGAAGGTATACGTTTCCTTCACTGATAGCCGCgaagcaaagaaggcgaTTGAGAAGGTCCGACTTCTTCGACCTGAATGGCGCGTGTTCCCTCTTACAGCCAAGGAGTATGTACAGCATACGGAGCCGACTCTTTTGTCCGATGTTTCTGATTATGAAGGCCAATTACTTGTGACTGTCTATTATGATTCTCGAAACCCAACCTTGAATCAGCACACGGTTACACGCTCACTCGAGACCATCGTCACGACTTTCGGTGACATGAAAGCCTTCACTCCCTTGCCTACTGGACAAGATAACATCAGCGAGTTCCATCTCGAATATTTTAATACCCGGGATGCGGAAAATGCTATGTCTACACTCAATGGAAGCTCGGTCGAG GAGTGTATTTTTGAGGTTTCGTCTTTCAGACCAGATATAGAGGACAAGCCACGTCATCCCCTTCCTAGTCCTTCTCCTGCAAGAGATGGGTTATTCCGATACGAAGCACCATGCCTCAAGAATGCCGCTTGGACTCCAAGCCGTCCGCACCGCTCCCCATTTATGGAGCTCAGCCCTACCGGACGCTCTACAGTACCCCCTGGTGAACACGCTGGCCTCATGGATTGGATGTCTAGGGCAGGTGAAGGTGTCTTGCTTTCTCCTCGCCGTGACATTGGCCGCTTTCCTGAATTGCGCGTAAGTAACCAGAACGCGGTAGACATTGAACGGATTCGCCTCGGTCTTGATGTCCGGACTACA ATAATGCTCCGCAATATTCCGAATAAGATTGATCAG ACTATGCTCAAAGCCATTGTCGATGAAACAAGCCATGGAAAGTATGACTTTATGTACTTGCGTATTG ATTTTGCGAACAACTGCAA CGTCGGGTACGCCTTCATAAATTTTGAGGAT CCGATTGATATTATCGAT TTTGTAAATGTGCGAGCTGGGCGCACCTGGCAAGAAACCCTATTACCTAGCAAGAAGGCCACGGTGCTAATAAGGTCCTACAGGAATTGCTTCAATAGCGACAAAATTGCTGAAGTATCATACGCCA CAATCCAAGGGAAGGATTGTCTCGTGCAAAAATTTCGGAACAGTTCCGTCATGCTCGAGCACCCGTCCTTTCGTCCAAAG ATTTTTCATACCGGCAGCGGACCTCTTGCTGGCACTGAGGATCGCTTCCCGGGACCAGATAATCCATCAAAAATGCGTCGCAGTATCGAGAATGCTGAGCATGTCG GTTTGTTTGCTCCGCGAGTTGGTCAGCAATATCGGGATGAGCAGCGTCGCCGTCGCTCGCAATTTGACCGCGGAACAACTgctgcagaaagagaaattgtGTATGTTCGGACACTTACCCCGAAGCATTCCTCTAGTGTTGGCGGCGGCATAAGGAGTGCCCCTTACACTTACCCTGCCATGAAAATGTGGTATGATCCGACTATGGACCGTGGACCTAGGACCTCTTGA
- a CDS encoding glycosylphosphatidylinositol anchor synthesis protein: MAKSVRASVQKRNRAKLRATVFGPVVDARTERLSAKLQELASQPKPSNEEKPDMELNMKDRQEGTKISQTSEDMDIDNGTIKTTQGRSHKGGRIHKRHSNRKNRSSIVFRPHQSKNKKGLKRRLAFGVIYNIISLWDPSNSGEIFLPPSRGQLRLESPPSLCSLCCSVVQEAFYRMTDEPPQTEGGVLVIGSFVYSSPIEVGIPPFEVDTICLIFSVTLTVYQTRTCQLGYGICQHNLLEIAPACGRSHREIAMKVARSKWTILIANILVPISILVFSSGFFPYKTLLTGFATHEHTIGGQIPPGVFDKVIFMVVDALRSDFVYSQHSGFLFTQSLIRSGAALPFTAYASAPTVTMPRLKAITTGSVPSFLDVILNIAEADTSSTLMHQDTWLAQLKAKGGKLVMYGDDTWLKLFPGMFHRADGTTSFFVSDFTEVDNNVTRHIPNELLQDDWSAFIMHYLGLDHIGHKAGPNSPYMITKQHEMDSVVSMVYTALEQEKHLKTTLFVLCGDHGMNEAGNHGGSSVGETSPALLFISPKFQRLETRNDSPTEEFSDLQYYHTVEQTDITPTLAGLLGLPIPLNSLGVFIPELLAMWDHGPHRIHMLLENAKQLLGAVKGSFPSYSFEFDLMPVICSSQSLIDIERVQCAWFRVLETLNGSGANHDSEASSEIESALLLFLRNAQKLMSSAASDYDLIRLYVGLSISGFAISLTFFPAKRLLVNFAPAGMFLGFSILSYSTMMFASSYVEEEQQFWYWISMGWVVYLHVKYAGHFHGNSIQKSGPANGHWPFEPSLPWFGAAALAVSYRVLRRWNQTGQKFAAQPDITGSFFPSHQHTLWALVILTYADTCLHLLFDLPASVLWRFISCMVTLAAFLFKLSLAASDSPELLGNSFLQPVAMLTDGMHLLYHARMVLCGISLLMIYSLYAGKARETTHKGRGKKGPPSTIFHETLTLFLLMQSKVTNIPAFLVFRVQITILASMRLSTVEQTITSLLMQYVTFYAFGGSNAISSVDISNAYNGIGTYSVFIVGALTFISNWAAPIWWVSASRLLRSSQNREEKEAHVTILTLHMATILMSVMAACTTLRTHLFIWTVFSPKYLYTIAWAMINHIVVNVLGEIDWRLFMKR, translated from the exons ATGGCAAAGAGTGTCCGAGCGAGTGTCCAAAAGCGCAATAGAGCGAAACTGCGAGCCACAGTCTTTGGGCCAGTTGTTGATGCACGAACTGAAAGACTCTCTGCTAAGCTGCAGGAGCTTGCCTCCCAGCCAAAACCAAGTAATGAAGAGAAACCAGATATGGAGCTGAACATGAAGG ATCGCCAGGAAGGGACTAAGATATCACAAACAAGTGAAG ATATGGACATTGACAACGGTACCATCAAAACTACCCAGGGTCGCTCTCACAAAGGCGGGCGGATTCATAAACGCCACAGCAACAGAAAGAACCGCTCATCTATTGTCTTCCGTCCACACCAGTCCAAGAATAAGAAGGGTCTGAAGAGGAG ATTGGCGTTCGGGGTTATCTACAACATCATCTCATTGT GGGACCCATCAAATTCGGGAGAAATCTTCCTGCCTCCGAGTAGAGGTCAGCTGAGGCTAGAGTCTCCGCCTAGTTTATGTAGCCTCTGCTGTTCTGTAGTCCAAGAGGCGTTC TACCGCATGACGGATGAACCTCCTCAAACAGAAGGCGGTGTGCTAGTTATAGGTAGTTTTGTATACAGTAGCCCGATCGAAGTAGGTATACCCCCTTTTGAAGTTGATACTATTTGCTTGATTTTCAGTGTTACACTGACAGTGTATCAGACCCGGACATGTCAGCTTGGGTACGGTATATGCCAACATAACTTGCTTGAAATTGCTCCAGCGTGTGGCAGAAGCCACCGAGAAATAGCCATGAAGGTTGCTAGATCGAAGTGGACGATACTCATCGCCAACATACTCGTCCCCATATCGATTCTCGTCTTTTCCTCTGGGTTTTTTCCTTATAAGACATTGCTTACGGGCTTTGCAACTCATGAACATACCATTGGCGGTCAAATTCCGCCGGGCGTATTCGACAAAGTTATTTTTATGGTAGTTGATGCATTGCGGAG CGATTTCGTCTATTCCCAGCACTCTGGCTTTCTATTCACTCAGAG CTTAATTCGGTCAGGCGCTGCTCTTCCATTCACTGCTTATGCTAGTGCTCCAACTGTCACAATGCCCCGGCTCAAAGCCATAACAACGGGGTCCGTGCCATCATTTCTTGATGTAATACTTAACATTGCAGAGGCTGATACCTCGTCGACTCTCATGCACCAAGATACATGGTTAGCACAATTGAAAGCAAAAGGTGGAAAATTGGTCATGTATGGAGATGACACATGGCTGAAGTTGTTTCCTGGGATGTTTCACAGGGCTGATGGGACTACGAGTTTCTTTGTGTCG GATTTCACAGAAGTAGACAATAATGTGACTCGCCACATCCCCAATGAACTCTTGCAAGATGACTGGTCAGCTTTCATAATGCACTACCTTGGTCTTGACCATATAGGACACAAAGCTGGTCCTAATAG TCCATACATGATAACAAAGCAGCATGAGATGGATTCTGTTGTTAGCATGGTGTACACAGCTTTGGAGCAAGAGAAACATCTCAAAACTACCCTCTTTGTATTATGCGGTGACCATGGGATGAACGAAGCTGGGAATCATGGTGGTTCGTCTGTGGGCGAGACTTCACCGGCTCTACTTTTTATATCGCCCAAGTTTCAGCGACTTGAAACTCGAAACGATAGCCCAACGGAAGAATTCAGTGACCTACAGTATTACCATACTGTTGAACAGACAGATATCACACCGACACTTGCGGGGCTCCTAGGCTTACCAATTCCCTTGAATAGCCTGGGTGTCTTTATCCCCGAGCTTCTTGCGATGTGGGATCACG GACCACATCGGATTCATATGCTACTTGAAAACGCCAAGCAGTTGCTGGGAGCCGTTAAAGGATCGTTTCCGAGTTATAGCTTTGAATTTGATTTAATGCCTGTCATTTGTAGCTCTCAGTCATTGATCGATATTGAGCGTGTTCAGTGCGCTTGGTTTCGAGTGCTTGAGACGCTCAATGGATCAGGTGCTAATCACGATAGTGAAGCCTCTTCGGAGATCGAGTCTGCCCTTCTGCTGTTTTTGAGGAATGCCCAGAAGTTAATGAGCAGCGCTGCGAGTGATTATGATCTTATAAGGCTCTATGTCGGGCTTTCCATTTCCGGGTTTGCTATCTCACTTACCTTTTTCCCAGCCAAAAGGCTGCTAGTGAATTTCGCGCCGGCTGGAATGTTTTTGGGGTTTAGCATTCTAAGCTATAGCACCATGATGTTCGCAAGTAGCTAcgtggaagaagaacagcagTTCTGGTACTGGATATCAATGGGATGGGTGGTTTACCTACATGTTAAATATGCTGGTCACTTCCATGGCAATTCAATTCAAAAATCTGGCCCAGCGAACGGCCATTGGCCATTTGAACCCTCACTTCCCTGGTTTGGCGCAGCTGCGCTAGCAGTGTCTTATCGAGTTCTGCGAAGATGGAATCAGACAGGCCAGAAATTTGCTGCTCAGCCGGACATTACCGggtccttctttccttctcatcagcATACTTTGTGGGCCTTGGTGATTCTGACATACGCTGATACTTGTTTGCATCTTCTCTTCGACCTTCCTGCATCAGTGCTTTGGCGTTTTATTAGTTGTATGGTGACACTGGcagcctttcttttcaagTTATCATTAGCGGCGTCCGACTCTCCCGAACTTCTCGGTAACTCGTTCTTGCAGCCGGTGGCCATGTTGACTGATGGAATGCACCTGCTTTATCATGCAAGAATGGTTCTTTGTGGGATATCTCTTCTCATGATATATTCCTTGTACGCTGGAAAAGCCCGGGAAACGACTCACAAGGGCAGAGGCAA AAAAGGGCCACCGAGCACCATCTTTCACGAGACTCTCACTCTTTTCCTGTTGATGCAATCGAAAGTGACGAACATACCCGCGTTTCTAGTTTTTAGAGTACAAATCACCATCCTCGCATCGATGCGTTTATCAACCGTGGAACAAACCATAACCTCCCTGCTCATGCAATATGTGACATTTTACGCATTTGGAGGCTCAAATGCCATTTCGTCGGTCGACATTTCGAATGCATATAATGGTATCGGCACCTATAGTGTTTTTATCGTCGGTGCCTTGACGTTCATCAGCAACTGGGCCGCCCCCATATGGTGGGTCTCAGCCAGTAGGCTGCTCCGTTCCTCGCAGAAtcgggaagaaaaggaggcaCATGTAACCATCCTGACTCTTCATATGGCAACAATTTTAATGTCGGTTATGGCGGCGTGTACGACGTTAAGGACGCATCTTTTTATCTGGACGGTCTTCTCCCCTAAATACCTTTATACTATTGCATGGGCAATGATCAACCACATTGTGGTAAATGTACTAGGAGAGATCGATTGGCGCTTGTTCATGAAGAGGTGA